A genome region from Candidatus Poribacteria bacterium includes the following:
- the pstA gene encoding phosphate ABC transporter permease PstA has product MARTPKLAVIKPQGSYGNMNTDMQVSPETMFTETEIGRQKRRIENVMRIFFLVMTSLMIIPLLLIVGYLLYKALPVLSLEFLFANPKDNMRAGGIWAPFLGTIYLVVVSLLVSAPIGVFAAVYLNEYARESWFTRITNLAVVNLAGVPSIVHALFGVGAFVLFAGLGESILAASLTLAIMTLPVIIASTTEALKAVPMSFREACWNLGATRWQTIRRIVIPNSISGILTGVILQVSRAAGETAPIMFTGAVFYKAIAEGNLFAYNITEQCMALSLHLFTISTQVPDVTEGIPYGTAVVLVSSVLLINAAAIVLRIYLRTRKKW; this is encoded by the coding sequence ATGGCTCGCACGCCAAAACTCGCTGTTATAAAGCCTCAAGGATCATACGGAAATATGAACACCGATATGCAGGTATCGCCAGAAACAATGTTCACAGAAACAGAAATTGGCAGACAAAAACGACGGATAGAAAACGTAATGCGGATTTTCTTCCTCGTGATGACGAGTCTGATGATTATTCCGCTGCTTCTCATTGTGGGTTATCTCCTCTACAAGGCACTCCCTGTACTTTCGCTTGAATTCCTTTTTGCGAATCCGAAGGATAACATGCGTGCAGGCGGGATCTGGGCACCTTTTCTTGGCACAATTTACTTGGTCGTCGTCTCTCTATTGGTATCCGCCCCCATTGGTGTGTTCGCGGCGGTCTATCTCAACGAGTATGCCCGTGAGAGTTGGTTTACGCGTATCACGAACTTGGCTGTCGTCAACCTTGCCGGTGTGCCGAGCATCGTCCATGCCTTGTTCGGTGTCGGGGCATTTGTGCTCTTTGCGGGGTTGGGTGAATCGATCTTAGCAGCGTCGCTCACATTGGCAATTATGACGCTCCCTGTTATCATTGCGAGTACCACGGAGGCTTTAAAAGCCGTGCCGATGTCGTTCCGGGAAGCGTGTTGGAACCTCGGGGCGACGCGATGGCAAACCATCCGTCGTATTGTCATTCCAAACTCAATCAGTGGTATTTTGACAGGTGTGATTCTGCAGGTGTCGCGCGCAGCAGGTGAAACAGCCCCAATTATGTTTACCGGGGCTGTCTTTTATAAAGCTATTGCCGAAGGAAACCTTTTCGCCTATAATATAACAGAACAGTGTATGGCACTATCACTCCATCTCTTCACGATTTCAACACAGGTTCCTGATGTTACGGAAGGCATCCCTTATGGAACTGCGGTGGTACTTGTCAGTAGTGTGTTACTCATCAACGCCGCAGCGATTGTGCTAAGGATTTATCTCCGAACTCGGAAGAAGTGGTAG
- the pstC gene encoding phosphate ABC transporter permease subunit PstC, which translates to MNILRKKSTANLPFSETVIELFIRLCGISSIIFVFGIFFFVFREGAGFLFDGLNLGQFLTSPEWYPTSLSNKRYGTLALILGTFSVTALAMCIAVPFGLGAAIFVSEFCSPKLREAFKVIIELLAAIPSVVWGFIGLTLMNQLIITVFKAPIGLTMLNGSIMLALMSVPIIVSIAEDALKAVPDSYREAAEALGATRWQVVYRVLLPAAKNGLLAAVLLGAARSIGETMAVLMATGHSVNIPSGPLSWIRTLTATIAAELGEVARGDEHYQVLFIIGILLFTITFVVNLIADLVIKGIRQE; encoded by the coding sequence ATGAATATCCTGCGAAAAAAAAGCACAGCAAATTTGCCGTTTTCCGAAACCGTAATAGAACTATTCATCCGCTTATGTGGGATTAGTTCTATTATTTTTGTCTTTGGTATATTCTTCTTCGTGTTTCGAGAGGGCGCAGGTTTTCTTTTTGATGGATTAAACTTAGGACAATTCCTGACAAGCCCTGAATGGTACCCGACCTCGCTGAGTAACAAGAGGTATGGCACCCTCGCCTTGATTTTGGGGACGTTCAGTGTAACCGCTTTAGCGATGTGTATTGCTGTGCCTTTTGGACTCGGCGCAGCGATCTTTGTGTCGGAGTTCTGCAGCCCAAAACTAAGAGAGGCCTTTAAGGTTATCATCGAATTGCTCGCCGCGATCCCTTCTGTTGTATGGGGATTTATCGGATTGACGCTGATGAATCAGTTAATTATCACTGTGTTCAAAGCCCCGATCGGCTTAACGATGTTGAACGGCAGTATCATGTTGGCGTTGATGAGTGTTCCTATCATCGTTTCTATAGCAGAAGATGCACTCAAGGCTGTCCCCGACTCCTATCGTGAAGCGGCAGAAGCACTCGGAGCAACTCGATGGCAAGTGGTCTACCGCGTACTACTACCCGCAGCAAAGAATGGGTTATTGGCAGCCGTGCTGCTCGGTGCTGCTCGCTCTATCGGTGAAACCATGGCAGTTCTCATGGCGACAGGACACTCCGTTAACATTCCATCTGGACCCCTCTCATGGATTCGTACACTCACAGCAACAATCGCCGCGGAACTTGGCGAAGTCGCAAGAGGCGACGAACATTATCAGGTCCTTTTCATCATCGGCATTCTGCTCTTTACCATCACGTTTGTAGTGAACCTCATCGCTGATTTAGTCATCAAAGGTATCCGCCAAGAGTAA
- a CDS encoding phosphate ABC transporter substrate-binding protein codes for MQKEGRVSYTLICILGILACGFAISGCSPNGGSTVSKDATQDTIKNKGSDTMVNLAQAWAEIYTGITRTASVEVSGGGSGTGVAALINGTVDIANCSRQIKPKELEQATQNTSKVPQEFIVGYDALAVYVHHDTPLDKITIPQLAEIYGEDGKITQWSDLGITHENCPSDKIIRISRQSNSGTYFYFREALLGKTRDFELGSLDLHGSKDVVEVIGRTPCAIGYSGMGYATSHVKMLEIATTPGGRYYAPNLENVLAKTYPIARPLYMYSLGEPTGEVKKYLDWILSAEGQKIVEKLGFVPLTSN; via the coding sequence ATGCAAAAAGAGGGTCGGGTAAGTTACACGCTTATATGTATTTTGGGGATTTTAGCATGTGGTTTTGCTATCAGTGGATGTTCTCCTAATGGCGGAAGCACTGTGAGTAAAGACGCAACGCAAGACACCATCAAGAACAAAGGCTCAGATACGATGGTGAACTTGGCACAAGCGTGGGCAGAGATATACACGGGTATCACCAGGACAGCGTCAGTGGAGGTGTCAGGTGGTGGCTCTGGTACAGGTGTTGCCGCGCTTATTAATGGCACCGTAGATATTGCAAACTGCAGTCGTCAAATCAAACCCAAAGAGTTAGAACAAGCGACGCAAAATACCAGTAAAGTGCCACAAGAATTTATTGTCGGATACGATGCGCTCGCGGTCTATGTCCACCACGATACGCCTCTTGATAAAATTACGATTCCCCAACTCGCGGAAATATATGGTGAAGATGGTAAAATAACCCAATGGAGCGACCTCGGCATTACACATGAAAATTGTCCGAGCGACAAAATTATTCGTATTAGTCGGCAATCTAATTCTGGTACCTACTTCTATTTTCGGGAAGCATTGCTCGGAAAGACCCGTGATTTTGAACTCGGCTCTTTGGATTTACACGGTTCTAAAGACGTGGTAGAAGTCATTGGGCGAACGCCTTGTGCTATCGGCTATAGTGGTATGGGATACGCAACTTCACATGTAAAAATGTTAGAAATTGCAACGACACCCGGCGGACGCTACTACGCGCCAAATCTTGAGAATGTCCTCGCCAAAACCTACCCCATCGCGCGTCCACTATATATGTATTCCCTCGGTGAACCCACGGGTGAGGTAAAGAAATATCTTGATTGGATTTTGTCAGCGGAAGGTCAAAAAATCGTGGAAAAACTCGGCTTTGTCCCGTTAACGAGCAACTGA
- a CDS encoding carboxypeptidase M32 codes for METKFQELKNRLLEVNDISSAAGLLYWDQSTYMPAGGATARARQTATLGRLAHEKFTDPAIGKLLDALEPYEKSLAYDSDAASLLRVARRKYERAIKIPAEFTAEVANHTSESYQVWTEARPANDFERVRPYLEKTLEYSRQAANFFPGYDHIADPLIESSDYGMKAADVSRVFAELRQELVPIVSAITSQDAADDSCLHQHFPEEQQLAFGLEIAQQFGYDLNRGRQDKTHHPFMTKFSLGDVRITTRTKENFLGDALFSTLHETGHALYEQGIRMDYEGTPLARGTSSGVHESQSRLWENLVGRSRGFWYHYYPKLQSVFPEQLGSVPKDTFNRAINKVERSLIRTNADEVTYNLHVMLRFDLELAMLEGNLEIRDLPNVWRERFAADFGIVPPDDKDGVLQDVHWYFGLIGGSFQGYTLGNILGAQFYASAFKAHPEIPTEIKRQGKFSTLHNWLQKNLYQHGSKYTAPEIVERATGSPLSIKPYMAYLRSKYGELYDLDDCGPEQWVEMMETWPGGSAS; via the coding sequence GTGGAAACCAAGTTTCAAGAACTCAAAAACCGTCTCCTTGAGGTGAATGATATATCGTCCGCTGCCGGACTCCTTTATTGGGATCAATCCACCTATATGCCCGCCGGTGGTGCAACCGCACGGGCACGCCAAACTGCGACCCTCGGACGATTGGCGCACGAGAAATTTACAGATCCGGCTATCGGAAAATTGCTTGACGCGCTTGAACCTTACGAAAAAAGTCTCGCATACGACTCTGACGCAGCAAGTCTCCTCCGTGTCGCTCGACGAAAGTATGAACGCGCTATTAAAATACCGGCAGAATTCACGGCGGAGGTGGCGAATCACACTTCTGAATCTTACCAAGTATGGACAGAGGCGCGCCCGGCAAACGACTTTGAGCGGGTGCGACCGTATTTGGAAAAAACATTGGAATATAGCAGGCAGGCTGCTAACTTCTTCCCGGGTTATGATCACATCGCGGATCCACTTATTGAGTCAAGCGATTACGGGATGAAAGCGGCGGATGTGAGTCGCGTCTTTGCCGAATTGCGCCAAGAACTTGTGCCGATTGTTTCCGCTATCACATCACAGGATGCTGCTGACGATTCGTGTTTGCACCAACATTTTCCTGAAGAGCAACAACTCGCGTTCGGTTTGGAAATCGCTCAGCAGTTCGGCTACGACCTGAATCGGGGACGACAGGATAAGACACACCACCCGTTTATGACGAAGTTCTCACTCGGCGACGTGAGGATTACAACCCGGACGAAAGAGAATTTCCTCGGTGATGCGTTGTTCAGCACGTTGCACGAGACCGGACACGCCCTTTATGAACAAGGTATCCGTATGGATTATGAAGGGACACCCCTCGCTCGCGGAACTTCCTCTGGGGTCCACGAAAGTCAGTCGCGGCTTTGGGAAAATTTAGTCGGACGCAGCCGAGGGTTTTGGTATCACTACTATCCGAAACTCCAAAGCGTCTTTCCTGAGCAGCTCGGTTCTGTGCCCAAGGATACATTCAACCGTGCAATCAATAAGGTGGAACGCTCTCTCATCCGTACAAACGCAGATGAGGTAACATACAATCTGCACGTCATGTTGCGTTTCGATCTGGAGTTGGCTATGCTGGAAGGGAATCTGGAGATTCGTGATCTACCGAACGTATGGCGTGAACGGTTTGCAGCGGATTTCGGCATCGTACCACCGGATGACAAAGACGGCGTTTTACAAGATGTTCACTGGTATTTTGGATTGATTGGCGGTTCATTTCAAGGCTATACACTCGGCAACATCTTAGGCGCGCAATTTTACGCGTCTGCTTTCAAGGCGCATCCTGAAATTCCTACTGAAATTAAGAGGCAAGGCAAGTTTAGTACACTGCACAATTGGTTGCAAAAGAATCTTTATCAACATGGATCGAAGTATACCGCCCCAGAAATCGTTGAACGCGCAACTGGAAGTCCACTTTCTATTAAACCCTATATGGCGTATCTGCGCTCAAAATATGGCGAGTTATACGATTTGGACGATTGTGGTCCAGAGCAATGGGTGGAGATGATGGAAACGTGGCCCGGCGGGAGTGCTTCGTAA
- a CDS encoding right-handed parallel beta-helix repeat-containing protein translates to MDYYVSLLGDDSNTGSSETRPWRSIDRVNGAQLLPGDSVWFRADQTFVGTLYLTSVRQNSRHTPSAVTIGSYGSGSATIDAGFGAGFIAKNRGGVHLVNLNFVGTGASKNTTSGILFINTLPGSTKLEDIRIHRVDVSGFKYSGISLVAQPTDMSWSGFRDVKITNTTSHDNGDAGISCIGAWNPDQKGYAHTDFYIGSCSAYRNAGIPSKGSHSGSGIILAQVDGAIIEHCRAYENGNLNDYEGGGPVGIWAWDANRVVIQFNESHHNRTGSSKDGAGFDLDGGVTNSVVQYNYSHNNDGAGYLLAQFEGARPFYGNVLRYNLSVNDGRRNRYGGIHLWSTGANGGITDTAFYANSIYTTQSADGNPAAVDCISEGIRNIRFYNNCFQTDGKAVLVRGETNRGAIFEGNTFDADCRFPKFSIDDMRPSHFTEADQKMYPKTLQQRP, encoded by the coding sequence ATGGATTATTATGTCAGTTTACTCGGGGACGATTCAAACACCGGTTCATCCGAAACACGCCCGTGGCGAAGTATTGACCGAGTGAACGGTGCGCAGTTGTTACCCGGTGATTCAGTTTGGTTTCGAGCCGACCAGACTTTCGTCGGGACCCTCTATCTTACGAGTGTTCGGCAAAATAGCAGGCACACACCATCTGCCGTGACAATAGGTTCTTACGGGTCGGGCAGTGCGACAATTGACGCAGGCTTCGGTGCCGGTTTCATAGCGAAAAACAGAGGCGGTGTGCACCTCGTCAATCTCAATTTTGTCGGCACTGGGGCATCGAAGAATACTACTTCTGGCATCCTGTTCATCAATACGCTACCCGGAAGCACGAAACTTGAAGATATTCGGATACATCGGGTAGATGTCAGTGGTTTTAAGTATTCCGGGATTAGCCTTGTCGCACAACCGACCGATATGAGCTGGAGCGGGTTCCGTGATGTCAAAATTACAAACACCACGAGCCACGACAACGGCGACGCGGGTATTAGCTGCATCGGTGCCTGGAATCCAGATCAAAAGGGTTACGCGCACACTGATTTTTATATCGGCAGCTGTAGTGCCTATAGGAATGCGGGTATCCCGAGCAAGGGGAGCCATTCGGGAAGCGGTATCATTCTCGCACAAGTGGACGGCGCAATTATTGAGCACTGTCGCGCCTACGAAAACGGAAATTTAAACGATTACGAAGGCGGTGGTCCCGTCGGTATATGGGCTTGGGATGCCAACCGTGTTGTGATTCAATTCAACGAATCTCATCACAACCGAACGGGCAGCAGTAAAGATGGTGCGGGATTTGATCTCGATGGGGGTGTGACGAATTCAGTCGTTCAGTATAACTATTCCCACAACAACGATGGTGCCGGGTATCTACTGGCACAGTTTGAGGGTGCGCGTCCGTTTTACGGTAACGTCCTCCGCTATAACCTAAGTGTGAACGACGGCAGACGGAATCGTTATGGCGGCATCCACCTCTGGTCTACAGGTGCGAACGGTGGCATCACGGACACAGCGTTTTATGCGAATAGTATCTACACGACACAATCTGCTGATGGTAACCCCGCTGCGGTTGACTGTATAAGCGAAGGGATTCGTAACATCCGTTTTTACAACAACTGTTTTCAAACGGATGGAAAGGCAGTGTTAGTCCGCGGTGAGACAAATCGAGGCGCAATTTTTGAAGGCAACACCTTTGACGCAGATTGTAGGTTTCCGAAATTTTCCATTGACGATATGAGACCCTCCCATTTCACTGAAGCCGACCAAAAAATGTATCCAAAAACGCTTCAGCAGCGACCTTAA
- a CDS encoding nucleoside hydrolase: MQRILIDTDPGVDDAFAIFLAMHSPELRVEAITTVCGNVPVAQATENLLTILGVLDLDEFPIIAQGEAEPLAKSLVTAAHVHGEDGLGNTNQLRSANGSLLYPPANTEVSSMAGVDLILEMAARYPDELVIVTLGPLTNIAKAIRKDAAKMQRLQKIIVMGGVFEAYGNVTLTSEFNIFVDPHAADEVFHFGVPVHIAPLDATHQVILTGERLHAEVDKRDSPILRFLKDSTHACMEFYRQHVGFWGFHIHDALPIGMLTHPDYFESVDAYVQVETAGTLTNGMTIADLRRERQPSNPNAQVCVKVAAEAFLDTFFGRLQ; the protein is encoded by the coding sequence ATGCAACGAATCCTTATAGACACAGATCCGGGGGTAGATGACGCTTTTGCTATCTTTCTCGCGATGCACTCACCTGAATTACGCGTAGAGGCGATAACGACTGTCTGCGGGAATGTCCCTGTCGCGCAAGCGACAGAAAACCTACTCACAATTCTTGGCGTGCTTGACCTCGATGAGTTTCCCATTATTGCCCAAGGCGAGGCGGAACCGCTTGCCAAATCCCTCGTGACAGCAGCACACGTCCACGGTGAAGACGGCTTGGGCAATACCAACCAATTACGCAGTGCTAATGGCAGCCTGCTGTATCCTCCCGCCAACACTGAGGTTTCATCAATGGCAGGTGTTGATCTCATTCTTGAGATGGCAGCCCGCTATCCAGATGAACTGGTTATTGTGACGCTGGGTCCATTGACAAACATCGCAAAAGCAATCCGTAAAGATGCCGCCAAAATGCAACGACTTCAGAAGATTATTGTCATGGGTGGCGTGTTTGAAGCATACGGCAACGTCACATTAACGTCGGAATTCAACATCTTTGTTGATCCACATGCAGCCGATGAAGTTTTCCATTTCGGTGTGCCTGTCCATATCGCGCCACTTGACGCAACGCATCAAGTTATTTTGACAGGTGAACGGTTGCACGCCGAAGTCGATAAACGAGACAGTCCGATTTTGCGTTTCCTCAAGGATTCCACACACGCCTGTATGGAATTTTATCGTCAACACGTCGGATTTTGGGGCTTCCATATCCACGATGCGCTCCCAATTGGCATGCTCACACATCCAGACTACTTTGAGAGCGTTGATGCCTATGTACAGGTCGAAACCGCTGGCACTTTGACAAACGGCATGACAATTGCCGATCTACGACGAGAACGCCAACCTTCCAATCCGAACGCGCAAGTCTGTGTTAAGGTCGCTGCTGAAGCGTTTTTGGATACATTTTTTGGTCGGCTTCAGTGA
- a CDS encoding DUF481 domain-containing protein, with product MFHISFSDFSTTKRFCPTHFPSQGKHKQVIGTCLLLLTIFSAPLAAQVNIFTGETIRQMRLDPGWYNSINLDLTYRTGNTDLLTARTRFRSDYLSKTYHGFIFGSLQQGRKGRAFFINKGMAHARIIRNLRQHILFESFIQKQFNESIRLSDRNLAGGGVRFALHPLSPKFNLYLGIGAMWEHERINDTNIGEITTHLIRSTNYINWTGQLDERITTSATGYYQVHTRRFRDYRVLFEGSLTFRLTAKLAFPLWINFRYDNEPPTGIRKHDVEIFNGLRYTF from the coding sequence GTGTTTCATATTTCCTTTAGCGATTTTAGCACTACAAAACGATTTTGTCCAACCCATTTTCCAAGCCAGGGCAAACATAAACAGGTCATCGGCACTTGTCTCCTTTTACTCACTATTTTTTCTGCCCCGCTCGCGGCACAGGTGAATATCTTCACCGGTGAAACAATACGACAGATGCGATTGGATCCGGGTTGGTATAACAGTATCAACTTGGATTTGACTTATCGTACTGGCAATACAGATCTACTTACTGCACGCACCCGATTTCGTTCGGATTATCTGTCAAAGACGTATCACGGCTTTATTTTTGGGAGCCTCCAGCAGGGAAGAAAAGGTAGGGCATTTTTCATCAATAAGGGCATGGCACATGCGCGTATTATCCGAAACTTGAGGCAACACATCCTTTTTGAATCCTTTATTCAGAAACAATTCAACGAATCTATCCGATTAAGTGATCGAAATTTAGCAGGTGGTGGCGTTCGATTCGCCTTGCATCCACTAAGTCCCAAATTTAATCTCTATCTCGGTATCGGTGCGATGTGGGAACACGAACGCATCAATGACACAAATATTGGCGAAATTACAACCCACCTTATTCGGTCAACCAACTATATCAATTGGACTGGACAGTTGGATGAACGGATTACAACAAGCGCGACGGGGTACTACCAGGTCCATACGCGGCGTTTCCGAGATTATCGCGTTCTTTTTGAGGGAAGCCTAACATTCCGCCTGACAGCGAAATTAGCGTTCCCGCTTTGGATAAATTTCCGATACGATAATGAACCACCAACCGGTATTCGTAAACATGATGTGGAAATTTTTAACGGATTGCGGTATACTTTTTAA
- the yccX gene encoding acylphosphatase has protein sequence MSKVKTYTWQVKIVVYIGVYLIALLSTAWADGHLQVKEEEKKLVLKGKISEALGEYDSHLKGAVEYLVCGRNGKEYESIIVVDATAKEIYDALEKLGVAVGTPPGYDEEKDEPTPAKGTEFLIYAEWKIGDKAKKVRAEDLIFNVKTEKPMQQVAWIYSGSRVVADLDSDDEDAMIPQAFMSNDLVALKRFDASALFQNPLLESEEENIYKKNDALLPKLGTPVTLTIEVNRKMQLFVLISGKVQGVGFRNFTQMNAKQLGINGYAKNLPNGQVEVIAEGNKSQLDALVALLKKGPRFARVDLLHVDERPFTGEYKTFGIRY, from the coding sequence ATGAGCAAAGTAAAAACCTACACTTGGCAGGTGAAAATAGTCGTCTACATCGGCGTATATCTTATCGCGTTATTGAGTACTGCATGGGCAGATGGGCATCTTCAGGTCAAGGAAGAAGAAAAAAAGCTCGTTCTAAAGGGTAAGATTTCTGAAGCCCTCGGTGAATACGATTCACATTTGAAAGGAGCCGTTGAATACCTTGTTTGTGGACGCAACGGCAAGGAATATGAGAGCATTATTGTCGTTGATGCGACAGCGAAAGAAATTTACGATGCGCTCGAAAAACTCGGTGTTGCGGTAGGTACGCCTCCCGGCTATGATGAAGAAAAAGATGAACCGACACCAGCAAAAGGGACCGAGTTTCTTATCTATGCTGAATGGAAGATCGGTGACAAAGCGAAGAAAGTCCGTGCCGAAGATTTAATTTTCAATGTGAAAACCGAAAAGCCGATGCAACAGGTCGCTTGGATCTATTCCGGTTCGCGCGTAGTCGCAGACTTGGATAGTGATGACGAGGATGCGATGATACCGCAAGCATTTATGAGTAATGACCTTGTCGCCTTAAAGCGGTTTGATGCAAGCGCGCTCTTCCAAAATCCGCTTCTCGAATCGGAAGAGGAGAATATCTATAAAAAGAACGATGCCTTGCTGCCAAAACTTGGGACACCTGTCACACTCACAATTGAGGTTAACCGGAAAATGCAACTGTTTGTGCTAATCAGTGGGAAGGTTCAAGGCGTGGGATTCCGCAATTTCACACAGATGAATGCTAAGCAACTCGGTATCAACGGCTATGCTAAGAATTTACCCAACGGTCAGGTTGAAGTCATCGCAGAGGGTAATAAGTCGCAGTTGGATGCGTTAGTCGCTTTGCTAAAGAAGGGACCGCGCTTTGCGAGAGTGGATTTGCTTCATGTTGACGAGCGTCCCTTCACAGGCGAATATAAGACTTTCGGCATTCGGTATTAA
- a CDS encoding nucleotidyltransferase family protein, whose amino-acid sequence MRRTSFPFISGILLAAGLSTRMGEPKQLLPFAESTIVETVVDNMLGAKFDEVIVVVGHRASEVQEQLGTRPINTVFNPDYREGMLTSAQIGVRALESSDAFALMLVDQPFITSALIDQVVDAYRQTEKGIALPSYNYKRGHPVIFNQKYARDILALTSESGGVRTLFKKYGDDIHYVTVDTDNVLRDIDYREDYERALKEN is encoded by the coding sequence ATGAGGCGTACGTCGTTCCCGTTCATATCTGGAATTCTCCTTGCAGCAGGACTCTCCACTCGGATGGGGGAACCGAAGCAGCTGCTCCCTTTTGCGGAAAGCACTATCGTTGAAACCGTAGTGGACAATATGCTCGGTGCCAAGTTTGATGAAGTGATCGTTGTCGTGGGACATCGCGCATCAGAGGTTCAAGAACAATTAGGGACACGTCCGATCAATACCGTTTTTAACCCTGATTATCGCGAGGGTATGTTAACCTCTGCACAAATAGGCGTCCGGGCACTTGAATCAAGCGATGCATTCGCGCTCATGCTCGTAGACCAACCCTTTATCACATCTGCCCTGATTGATCAAGTTGTTGATGCATATCGGCAAACAGAGAAGGGAATCGCCTTACCGAGTTATAATTATAAGCGTGGTCATCCGGTCATCTTTAACCAGAAATATGCCCGCGATATTCTGGCACTCACTTCGGAAAGCGGCGGTGTGCGAACGCTTTTTAAAAAGTATGGTGATGATATTCATTATGTTACCGTAGATACAGATAACGTGCTGCGGGATATTGATTACCGCGAAGATTATGAGCGTGCCCTGAAGGAAAATTGA
- a CDS encoding Uma2 family endonuclease — translation MKESRKDAPEIPESIPTTATLEEFLENDVPGYEYIDGKLVLKSPPERHLPIPTTMTAEEFLENDVPGYEYAKGELIPMSPATRRHGKISAKVIWHLSSHVYENRLGELYTAETIFQVGERMMKPDVAFVSTDRLDVDEDKTFPIPPDLAIEVISPTDVHYRIVRKVFDYLDAGTRLVWVLDPVAKTVTVYRSESDIEILTHEATLTGENVVPGFTCPVAQLFE, via the coding sequence ATGAAAGAATCTCGCAAAGACGCACCAGAAATTCCCGAATCAATACCTACCACCGCGACATTGGAAGAATTTCTTGAGAACGATGTCCCAGGCTATGAATACATTGATGGCAAATTAGTCCTGAAGTCACCGCCAGAAAGGCACCTACCGATTCCCACGACGATGACAGCGGAAGAATTTCTTGAGAACGATGTCCCAGGCTATGAATACGCGAAAGGAGAACTAATACCGATGTCACCAGCAACGAGAAGACACGGTAAGATCAGCGCAAAGGTCATATGGCATCTGTCCTCACATGTCTACGAAAATAGGCTGGGGGAATTGTATACAGCAGAAACAATATTTCAGGTTGGCGAACGCATGATGAAACCGGATGTGGCTTTCGTTTCAACTGACCGCCTGGATGTTGACGAAGATAAAACGTTCCCGATCCCGCCCGATCTGGCGATTGAAGTGATCTCTCCGACAGATGTCCACTACCGTATTGTCCGAAAAGTGTTCGACTATCTGGATGCGGGGACCCGCCTCGTCTGGGTACTTGATCCTGTTGCTAAAACGGTGACGGTGTATCGTTCTGAAAGCGACATTGAGATACTTACGCACGAAGCCACGTTAACGGGCGAGAATGTCGTACCAGGGTTTACCTGTCCCGTGGCACAACTGTTTGAATAA